A window from Hemicordylus capensis ecotype Gifberg chromosome 2, rHemCap1.1.pri, whole genome shotgun sequence encodes these proteins:
- the LOC128344159 gene encoding LHFPL tetraspan subfamily member 5 protein-like yields MLAAREAAALYQTDFVRNARAVGALWAGCTLCFGILEVVVLIQPAWVQTAPLTYQLPPSGVLSDPSVSAVGSFGLYQVCVERDGVLQCEGSLVTLTPIPSFKAAAVFVLMALVLVMGSVASLGLFWVCSPGTVYKVCAWQQLSAATCQALGCLVFPDGWGAPEVRALCGPRARSYTLGTCTIHWAFALALLGIADALVLATLAFVLGNRQDALLPAGYAPPPEGRGVASALTPD; encoded by the exons ATGCTAGCTGCCCGGGAAGCAGCGGCACTCTACCAGACGGATTTTGTACGGAACGCCAGGGCAGTGGGCGCTCTCTGGGCTGGCTGTACCCTCTGCTTTGGCATCTTGGAAGTCGTGGTGCTGATCCAGCCAGCCTGGGTCCAGACAGCACCACTTACCTACCAGCTACCCCCATCGGGGGTCCTTTCTGACCCCAGTGTGAGCGCCGTAGGATCCTTTGGCCTCTACCAAGTCTGTGTGGAGCGAGATGGTGTCCTCCAGTGTGAGGGTTCCTTGGTCACCCTTACCCCCATCCCGTCCTTCAAGGCAGCCGCTGTCTTTGTCCTGATGGCCTTGGTGCTAGTGATGGGCAGCGTGGCTTCCTTGGGTCTCTTCTGGGTCTGCAGCCCTGGGACTGTCTATAAGGTgtgtgcctggcagcagctttcagCAG CAACCTGTCAGGCCCTTGGTTGCCTCGTTTTCCCAGACGGCTGGGGAGCACCGGAAGTGCGAGCTCTGTGTGGGCCTCGGGCTAGAAGCTACACACTGGGCACCTGTACCATACACTGGGCTTTTGCCCTTGCCTTGCTGGGCATAGCTGATGCTTTGGTACTGGCTACTCTTGCTTTCGTGCTGGGGAACCGGCAGGAtgctctgctgcctgcaggctatgCACCACCTCCAGAAGGAAGAG GTGTGGCCTCAGCATTGACTCCAGACTGA